The window CGAAAGTCTCTTTCATTCACATCGATGTAAACTACGCCGAGCTCTACACCGGGCTTATTGATATCAACATGGCTGAAGCACAACACCAAGCCATGGAGGCCTCACGTACTCAATTAGCTAATTTTTCGGAATATGCCGAATACCCAATCACCCATACTTTAGTCGGCAGTGGTGATTTAAGTAATGAGCTGTGCGATACCATTCAGGACTACAACATTGATTTGGTTGTTTGCGGTCATCATCAGGATTTCTGGAGCAAGATTTTATCGGCGACACGCCAGCTAATTAACCGCTCACCCATCGATATGCTGGTCATACCGCTAAAAGACTGATTGGCGCTTT is drawn from uncultured Vibrio sp. and contains these coding sequences:
- the uspA gene encoding universal stress protein UspA; its protein translation is MSYKHILVAVDLSDDSKVLIKKAVSLAKPLDAKVSFIHIDVNYAELYTGLIDINMAEAQHQAMEASRTQLANFSEYAEYPITHTLVGSGDLSNELCDTIQDYNIDLVVCGHHQDFWSKILSATRQLINRSPIDMLVIPLKD